A genomic window from Sphingobacterium spiritivorum includes:
- a CDS encoding IS3 family transposase gives MMELRPRFSLEILLSCMKMARSTFYYYLRDGGRQDKYTQLKEAIKSTYSVHKGRYGYRRITLSIRKGGYKINHKTVYRLMGDLGLKSSFRVKKYRSYRGEPGKIAQNVLERNFKAAKPFQKWSTDVTEFRVKDKKLYLSPIIDLFNQEIISYNLSDRPNFPGIMDMLDKAIGKLDTDSCGLILHSDQGWQYQMVQYQKKLKQKGIIQSMSRKGNCLDNAIIENFFGILKSELYYQKKYESSDQLKKDIRDYIDYYNNKRIKLNLNGMSPMEYRAHYNNKSNN, from the coding sequence ATGATGGAACTAAGGCCAAGGTTTAGCTTAGAGATTCTTCTGAGCTGCATGAAAATGGCAAGGAGTACCTTTTATTATTATCTCAGGGATGGTGGCCGACAGGACAAATATACCCAGCTCAAAGAGGCGATCAAGAGTACCTATAGTGTTCATAAGGGCAGATATGGGTATCGCCGGATCACACTGAGTATTCGTAAGGGTGGGTATAAAATAAACCACAAGACTGTCTATAGACTGATGGGGGATCTCGGTCTGAAAAGTTCGTTCAGGGTGAAAAAATACCGTTCTTATAGAGGTGAACCCGGAAAGATAGCACAAAACGTCCTTGAGAGAAATTTCAAAGCTGCCAAACCCTTTCAAAAATGGTCTACCGATGTTACCGAATTCAGGGTAAAGGATAAAAAATTATATCTTTCACCGATCATCGATCTGTTCAATCAGGAGATCATTAGTTATAACTTAAGTGATCGACCAAACTTTCCAGGGATAATGGACATGCTTGATAAGGCCATAGGAAAACTTGATACGGACTCCTGTGGACTCATTCTACATTCCGACCAGGGATGGCAGTACCAAATGGTACAATACCAAAAAAAACTAAAACAAAAAGGGATTATACAGAGCATGTCCCGAAAAGGAAATTGCCTGGACAATGCTATAATCGAGAACTTTTTCGGGATTCTAAAATCAGAGCTCTATTACCAAAAAAAATATGAATCAAGTGATCAACTTAAAAAAGATATCAGAGACTATATCGATTATTATAACAACAAAAGGATAAAACTCAATTTAAACGGAATGAGCCCGATGGAATATCGAGCTCATTATAATAACAAATCT